The proteins below are encoded in one region of Parvicella tangerina:
- a CDS encoding patatin-like phospholipase family protein gives MAQERQKIGLALGGGAVLGAAHVGVLKALEEFEVKVDYIAGTSIGAFVGAFYAFGMHWQKIKEIAIEMNWMDITSIRLSKYGLMSNDKMETILAEHLGDKRIEDAQIPIWMIATDLETGNKVVLKEGALANAVKASTCIPGVFSPIEHDSKLLVDGGIVENVPIETLGEMGANYKIGVDLNSKHRQEKPSHLLDILTYSFQYLMQNSTLHQTSNANILIKPDLTAFSKTSMDQMEGLFNQGYEDAARTLEKEL, from the coding sequence ATGGCACAAGAAAGGCAAAAGATTGGTTTAGCACTGGGGGGAGGAGCTGTTTTAGGAGCTGCTCACGTTGGTGTTTTAAAAGCTTTGGAGGAGTTTGAAGTAAAAGTTGATTATATCGCAGGCACAAGCATAGGTGCTTTTGTTGGAGCATTTTATGCTTTTGGCATGCATTGGCAGAAAATAAAAGAGATTGCCATTGAAATGAACTGGATGGACATCACTTCTATACGTCTTTCTAAATATGGTCTAATGTCTAATGATAAAATGGAGACTATTCTTGCCGAACATTTGGGAGATAAAAGGATTGAAGATGCTCAAATTCCAATTTGGATGATTGCGACTGACCTTGAAACAGGAAATAAAGTTGTTCTAAAAGAAGGAGCATTGGCAAATGCTGTAAAAGCGAGTACATGTATCCCTGGTGTATTTTCTCCTATTGAACATGATTCCAAACTACTCGTGGATGGAGGAATTGTTGAAAATGTACCGATAGAAACGCTAGGTGAAATGGGGGCTAATTATAAAATCGGAGTTGATCTAAATTCAAAACATAGACAAGAAAAACCTAGCCACCTGCTTGATATATTAACCTATAGCTTTCAGTACTTGATGCAAAACTCGACATTGCATCAAACTTCAAATGCAAATATCCTTATCAAGCCTGACCTAACTGCTTTTAGCAAGACAAGTATGGATCAAATGGAGGGCCTCTTCAACCAAGGTTACGAAGATGCAGCACGGACGCTTGAAAAGGAGTTATAG
- a CDS encoding cupin-like domain-containing protein: MKKIATLDEITIDESNIDSFFRDYFDVRKPVIIKNGAEKWPLMWRWNKEYIVKKAGKYPCIIVNDSRPAASRKTDTIKNYFAIHKGKSTLTLQRYNKQMLLPILKDVPIPSLFFSDENIKRYFFYHAPVEAGTLPHTHRDAFNILRSGTKKWIFHDALEATSPEGKKMVDKYYQTYPKGTTAKNWFEEELPQLQDHLEETQVYQCIQEAGDIVYIPYEYMHTVLNLSEVMGVVFERAR, encoded by the coding sequence ATGAAAAAAATTGCAACATTGGATGAAATAACAATTGACGAATCTAACATTGACTCATTCTTTCGGGATTATTTTGATGTTAGGAAGCCTGTCATTATCAAGAATGGGGCTGAGAAATGGCCTTTGATGTGGCGATGGAATAAGGAGTACATCGTTAAAAAAGCAGGTAAATACCCTTGTATTATTGTCAACGACTCTCGGCCAGCGGCAAGCAGAAAAACGGACACTATCAAAAATTACTTCGCAATTCACAAGGGAAAAAGTACACTGACTTTGCAGCGCTACAACAAGCAAATGCTTCTTCCTATTCTCAAAGACGTTCCAATACCTAGTTTATTTTTTTCAGACGAAAACATCAAACGTTATTTTTTCTATCATGCACCAGTAGAAGCCGGAACTTTACCTCATACTCACAGAGATGCATTCAACATCCTACGTTCAGGCACAAAAAAATGGATATTTCATGACGCTCTGGAAGCTACATCTCCTGAAGGGAAAAAAATGGTTGACAAGTATTATCAAACTTATCCAAAAGGGACAACTGCAAAAAACTGGTTCGAGGAAGAGTTACCTCAACTTCAAGACCACCTTGAAGAAACCCAAGTTTACCAATGTATTCAAGAAGCCGGAGATATTGTTTATATCCCTTATGAATATATGCACACGGTATTAAACTTGTCAGAAGTAATGGGGGTAGTATTCGAAAGAGCAAGATAA
- a CDS encoding arginase: MEKIRLILNASELGAGTRGASLGVDAMKIASIKAGSKYFANYNTSVIPTQNDLLYNDIKFDKAKRIDGVVDNYEKSTAMISEVMEKGEYPIVLTGDHSCAGGTIAGIKKAHPDKRLGVVWIDAHADLHSPYTSPSGNIHGMPLATALNEDNLEHKIKDLDDELSVQWNKLKNMGGIAPKINPEDLVFVGVRDTEEPEDFYIAKHNIKTIPVEQVRRSEVREIAEEILAYLKDCDILYVSFDVDSMDCDLISYGTGTPVPNGLTEQEASGLINNLLIDKRVKCFEVVEINPCLDNKQNKMAETAFRILESATVIIEKRG, from the coding sequence ATGGAAAAGATAAGATTGATACTCAATGCTTCTGAATTAGGAGCAGGAACAAGGGGTGCAAGTTTAGGAGTTGACGCAATGAAAATTGCTTCTATCAAAGCAGGGAGTAAATACTTTGCAAACTACAATACTTCGGTTATTCCTACCCAAAATGATTTGTTATATAACGATATAAAGTTTGATAAGGCGAAGCGTATTGATGGTGTGGTTGACAATTATGAAAAATCGACAGCGATGATCAGTGAGGTGATGGAGAAAGGAGAGTATCCAATCGTGTTAACAGGAGATCATTCGTGTGCTGGGGGAACAATAGCTGGGATAAAAAAAGCTCACCCGGATAAAAGACTCGGTGTAGTTTGGATTGATGCGCATGCAGATTTACATTCACCGTATACTTCTCCTTCAGGAAATATTCATGGAATGCCATTGGCTACGGCTTTGAATGAAGATAACCTGGAGCATAAGATCAAGGATCTGGATGATGAACTTTCGGTTCAGTGGAATAAACTGAAGAATATGGGAGGGATTGCTCCAAAGATCAACCCAGAAGACCTTGTCTTTGTGGGGGTGAGAGATACGGAAGAACCAGAAGATTTCTACATTGCCAAACATAACATTAAAACTATTCCAGTTGAGCAGGTAAGACGCTCAGAAGTAAGAGAAATTGCAGAAGAAATACTGGCCTACCTGAAGGACTGTGATATTCTGTACGTGTCTTTTGATGTAGATAGTATGGATTGCGATTTGATTTCATACGGTACAGGAACTCCTGTTCCGAACGGCTTAACTGAGCAAGAAGCCAGTGGTCTGATCAATAACTTGCTAATCGATAAACGAGTGAAATGCTTTGAAGTGGTAGAGATTAACCCTTGTTTGGATAATAAACAGAACAAAATGGCAGAAACCGCTTTCAGAATATTAGAAAGCGCAACAGTGATCATCGAAAAAAGAGGCTAA
- the argS gene encoding arginine--tRNA ligase yields the protein MNLYKQLSEAVINGFQELFDTTIQEGQIQLQKTKKEFDGQITLVVFPFLKLTKKSPEQSGELIGEYLKEKTQLVDDYNVVKGFLNLSIASTAWLELFNNILATEQYGLAEKPSGKTYMVEYSSPNTNKPLHLGHLRNIFLGYAVAEILKANGHKVVKTQIINDRGIHICKSMLAWQKYGDGETPESSGMKGDHLIGKYYVKFDQEYKTQIKDLVSKGKSREEAEKEAPILMEAREMLRKWEAKDPEIYELWETMNAWVYDGFNTTYKTMGVDFDTLYYESDTYVLGKDIVEDGLSKGLFYKKEDGSVWCDLSAEKMDDKLLLRGDGTSVYMTQDIGTAIERYKDYPDLSGMIYTVGNEQNHHFKVLFAILKKLGYEWANECYHLSYGMVELPEGKMKSREGTVVDADDLMASVIGDAREMTEERGHIEGMTDEEKEALYATIGLGGLKYYLLKVDPKSKMLFDPKESIDLNGNTGPFIQYAYARIQSILRNSNGLENAISTELKLAEIEIELLQHLADFSEVLIKAGKEYSPALLANYIYDLVKLYNSFYQSISILKEENEALRLFRIQLSKKVGEVIARGMKLIGVNVPDRM from the coding sequence ATGAATTTATATAAGCAATTGTCGGAAGCTGTCATCAATGGTTTTCAAGAATTATTTGACACGACAATTCAGGAAGGGCAGATTCAACTTCAAAAAACGAAGAAGGAGTTTGACGGACAAATCACACTGGTGGTATTTCCTTTCTTAAAACTGACCAAGAAATCACCAGAACAAAGTGGTGAGTTGATTGGAGAGTATCTCAAGGAAAAGACTCAGCTGGTAGACGATTATAATGTGGTGAAAGGTTTTTTGAACCTATCTATAGCTTCAACAGCCTGGTTGGAACTTTTTAACAACATTTTAGCCACTGAACAATATGGGCTTGCTGAGAAACCCTCTGGTAAAACGTATATGGTAGAGTACTCATCTCCAAATACGAATAAACCTTTACATCTTGGTCACTTGAGAAATATCTTTTTGGGATATGCTGTTGCCGAAATTCTTAAAGCAAATGGACATAAAGTGGTGAAAACTCAGATCATCAATGACAGAGGGATTCACATTTGTAAGAGTATGTTGGCCTGGCAGAAATATGGTGATGGAGAAACGCCTGAATCGTCAGGAATGAAAGGAGATCACCTGATAGGGAAGTACTACGTAAAGTTCGATCAGGAGTATAAGACTCAGATCAAGGATTTAGTATCAAAAGGTAAATCACGGGAAGAAGCAGAAAAAGAAGCTCCTATTTTAATGGAGGCTAGAGAGATGCTTAGAAAGTGGGAAGCTAAAGATCCAGAGATATATGAGTTGTGGGAAACCATGAATGCCTGGGTGTACGATGGATTTAACACTACCTACAAAACGATGGGGGTAGATTTCGATACGCTCTATTATGAGTCGGATACCTACGTTTTAGGTAAAGACATTGTGGAAGATGGTCTCTCCAAAGGGTTGTTCTACAAGAAAGAGGACGGTTCCGTTTGGTGTGATCTGAGTGCCGAAAAAATGGATGATAAACTCTTGTTAAGAGGTGATGGAACATCTGTTTACATGACACAAGACATCGGAACAGCTATTGAACGATACAAAGACTACCCAGATCTTTCTGGGATGATCTACACGGTGGGAAATGAACAGAACCATCATTTTAAAGTGTTATTTGCTATTCTAAAGAAACTAGGATACGAATGGGCGAATGAATGCTATCATTTGTCTTATGGAATGGTAGAGCTACCTGAAGGCAAGATGAAGAGTAGAGAAGGAACCGTGGTTGATGCGGATGATCTGATGGCGAGCGTAATTGGTGATGCAAGAGAAATGACTGAAGAAAGAGGTCACATTGAAGGTATGACTGACGAAGAGAAAGAAGCACTGTACGCAACAATAGGATTGGGGGGATTAAAATACTACCTGCTTAAAGTTGATCCTAAAAGCAAAATGTTATTCGACCCTAAAGAGTCGATCGATCTGAACGGAAACACTGGACCATTTATTCAGTATGCTTACGCTCGAATTCAATCGATCTTGAGAAATTCAAATGGTTTAGAGAATGCAATTTCCACAGAGCTCAAGCTCGCTGAAATAGAAATCGAATTGTTACAGCATTTAGCTGACTTTTCTGAAGTGCTCATCAAAGCAGGTAAAGAGTACTCACCAGCATTATTGGCCAATTATATTTATGACTTGGTTAAACTCTACAACTCCTTCTACCAGTCAATTAGTATTTTGAAAGAAGAGAATGAAGCGCTGAGGTTGTTTAGAATTCAGTTGAGTAAAAAAGTAGGAGAGGTGATCGCCCGAGGGATGAAATTAATTGGGGTAAATGTGCCAGATAGGATGTAG
- a CDS encoding Dabb family protein yields the protein MKKHFLLALISVVAFSCSSHEGDTTSETQEIKEEVVVETITETEDETGFIHTVFFWMDSTLTDEQISEFEAGMENLLNIESIYHGYYGPPAMTPREVVDNSYDYAFVVHFKSKQDQDLYQKDSLHLQFIADYKSYWTRIQIYDNLVNANSSH from the coding sequence ATGAAAAAGCATTTTTTATTAGCTCTAATCTCGGTAGTTGCGTTCTCTTGTTCATCGCATGAAGGAGATACAACTTCTGAAACACAAGAAATAAAAGAAGAAGTAGTTGTTGAAACAATTACAGAAACTGAAGACGAAACTGGATTTATCCATACCGTATTCTTCTGGATGGACTCAACGCTTACAGATGAGCAGATCAGTGAATTTGAAGCAGGAATGGAGAACCTGTTGAATATTGAGTCAATTTATCATGGATATTACGGACCTCCAGCTATGACTCCAAGAGAAGTAGTGGATAATTCATACGATTATGCGTTTGTAGTTCACTTCAAGAGCAAGCAAGATCAAGACCTTTATCAAAAGGATTCTTTGCATTTGCAATTTATAGCTGATTATAAATCCTACTGGACAAGAATACAGATCTATGATAATTTGGTGAATGCTAATTCCTCACACTGA
- a CDS encoding DUF4386 domain-containing protein, with product MKAPQSKRKMAMLTGGSILMMALAAGVIMPLIFKPIFDAELDKVDQVLSVIKPYFLIGIIGWVVILITDLMVSWGLYKFYKSRENRKAEVMGGMRFLYSAGLALGIMQLIRAHLVLGEDNFDAMQVYELVISFQSIWQFSLIIFGVHLLMLSPLVCEKKTFKQWISGVLFVAGIGYILSNMADLFITNYDELYREKVELAFILPMVLGEVLLAFWLLIKGGKEREITGQKQLVVS from the coding sequence ATGAAAGCACCGCAGTCCAAACGAAAAATGGCAATGCTAACAGGAGGCTCTATTTTAATGATGGCTTTAGCAGCTGGAGTTATCATGCCCCTGATTTTTAAACCAATCTTCGATGCCGAACTGGATAAGGTTGATCAAGTGTTGTCAGTGATTAAACCTTATTTTCTTATTGGAATAATAGGTTGGGTAGTGATTTTGATCACAGATCTTATGGTTTCCTGGGGCCTTTACAAGTTTTACAAATCCAGAGAAAATCGTAAAGCAGAAGTAATGGGGGGGATGAGGTTTTTATACTCGGCAGGACTTGCATTGGGAATTATGCAATTGATAAGAGCTCATCTCGTACTTGGTGAAGATAATTTCGATGCGATGCAGGTCTATGAGCTGGTAATTTCATTCCAGTCTATATGGCAATTTTCTTTAATCATTTTTGGGGTTCATCTGTTAATGTTAAGTCCGCTCGTTTGTGAGAAGAAAACCTTCAAGCAATGGATAAGTGGAGTATTGTTTGTTGCAGGAATTGGGTACATACTCAGTAATATGGCCGATCTCTTTATCACTAATTATGATGAGTTATATCGTGAGAAAGTGGAATTAGCATTTATTTTACCAATGGTTCTCGGTGAAGTTTTGCTAGCCTTCTGGCTATTGATCAAAGGAGGTAAAGAAAGGGAGATTACTGGTCAGAAGCAACTAGTCGTTTCCTGA
- a CDS encoding Crp/Fnr family transcriptional regulator: protein MTNSSAQAILRSFLQTFPNLDTEMIEVLVELIPVVAQKKGTVLIESGKIPNECYFVLKGLVREYQFIDGTERTTAFYTESNGTVSSEAYTNQTPSSSFLECVEDCLLIAGNLEIEERHFEKFPQLLEITRNMLESDLNKAKKEHKEFILSSPMDRYKNFLNSRPDLINRVPLHQIASYLGMTPESLSRIRKRLVASDQ from the coding sequence ATGACAAATTCATCTGCTCAAGCAATTCTAAGATCTTTTCTGCAAACATTCCCGAATCTCGATACGGAAATGATTGAAGTTCTTGTTGAATTAATTCCTGTAGTGGCACAAAAAAAAGGTACTGTTCTGATTGAATCGGGTAAGATTCCGAACGAATGTTATTTTGTACTCAAGGGTCTGGTTAGAGAATATCAATTTATTGATGGTACAGAGCGGACCACCGCTTTTTATACGGAGTCAAATGGTACGGTTTCATCAGAGGCCTACACCAATCAAACTCCTTCTTCTTCCTTTTTAGAATGTGTTGAGGACTGCCTTCTAATTGCCGGCAACCTAGAAATTGAGGAGCGTCACTTTGAAAAGTTTCCCCAACTTCTGGAAATAACACGAAACATGTTGGAGTCTGATCTAAATAAAGCGAAAAAAGAACACAAAGAGTTCATTCTATCTTCCCCAATGGATCGATATAAGAACTTTCTGAACTCTCGACCTGACCTCATCAACAGGGTTCCACTACATCAAATTGCCAGTTATTTGGGGATGACTCCCGAATCGTTATCCAGAATCAGGAAACGACTAGTTGCTTCTGACCAGTAA
- a CDS encoding sulfotransferase family protein, with amino-acid sequence MKNIFIHIPKTGGSSFIGLLKDTFGYSQTSTPPTHLINTIEDTTIYHVDFKSTERTFKKPEIFNVDTRERFSSAKIFMLVRNPVERLISEFNFQFHLLNGKNGHPAAGIIQRLPEIPKDFEQYANFPHVHNYQTKFLSGRSLADPTPLNQEEFDQIIDTIEELSITCGITDEYNKFLTAFQNTTGIRLKTKLTVRKQTPQALKLSLPDATLEKIRDNNLFDYKLYEYIKSKQSKLKADNFKHLEPSKFTI; translated from the coding sequence ATGAAGAATATTTTCATACACATACCCAAAACAGGAGGCTCGTCTTTTATAGGGCTTTTGAAAGATACATTTGGTTACAGTCAAACATCGACTCCTCCCACGCATTTAATAAACACCATCGAGGATACTACCATTTATCACGTGGACTTCAAATCAACTGAAAGGACTTTTAAAAAGCCTGAAATATTCAACGTAGATACAAGAGAAAGGTTTTCTTCAGCAAAAATCTTTATGTTAGTTCGAAACCCTGTAGAGCGATTAATCTCTGAGTTTAATTTTCAATTCCACTTGTTAAATGGTAAAAATGGGCATCCAGCAGCTGGAATCATACAAAGACTTCCAGAGATACCAAAAGACTTTGAACAATATGCTAATTTTCCTCATGTGCATAATTATCAAACCAAATTTCTATCAGGAAGAAGCTTAGCCGATCCTACCCCACTAAATCAAGAGGAATTTGATCAAATAATAGATACGATTGAAGAATTATCCATTACCTGTGGCATAACTGATGAGTACAATAAATTCTTAACCGCTTTTCAAAACACTACTGGAATTAGACTAAAAACTAAACTAACAGTCCGAAAACAAACACCTCAGGCACTTAAATTAAGCTTACCAGATGCCACTCTTGAAAAAATAAGAGACAACAACTTGTTTGACTATAAACTTTATGAGTACATAAAGTCGAAACAATCCAAACTCAAGGCAGACAATTTTAAGCACCTGGAGCCCTCTAAATTTACCATTTAA
- a CDS encoding L,D-transpeptidase family protein — protein MKSLVYSILILSLATLFCSCTERVSNQEGDIAAPFENEDFKHFKEQLEESVSTQNDSILAVIYSQSIPFWIAEDMNLNQQGQSAVEHILNANHFGLNPNHYNASFFDSLPTPLTPDMAVSVEIELTRSFYQFVEHLRFGIIPSSYHQQITQLKTKEDSTNLLAIFLADDIVEAGLMMQPKHHYYQQLQAAVAKFYTENELTEETIYIPNFKKDSIEAYKKAKEVLVKLNYLNENDEGEKIVEGVKAFQKSNGLTADGLIGKYTVQMLELSTKKMYFQAAANLEKWRWIDSWGETYFFANIPEFMINLYVEDSLLIKNRTVVGTPFNSTPEVDSELDYFIVNPEWYVPYSITSNELIPKQKKDSTYLQRNGYVLTSGGSLDNVDWSNVSASSVKIKQKSGGYNALGKVKFIFSNPHSVYFHDTPSKSFFKKDIRTYSHGCVRVEGPFEIANFLLVNEENEEWPSTLDTLLKYKTTKTFTPQKKYPVHFGYFTSATDSSGKLRTLIDVYQKDTLLLDLFEKYYFADKFANKEI, from the coding sequence TTGAAAAGCCTCGTTTATTCCATATTGATTTTGTCTCTTGCAACTCTTTTCTGCAGCTGTACAGAACGCGTCTCGAATCAAGAAGGAGATATTGCTGCTCCTTTTGAAAATGAAGATTTCAAGCATTTTAAAGAGCAACTTGAAGAATCTGTTAGTACTCAAAATGATTCAATCCTTGCCGTCATCTACTCTCAAAGCATCCCGTTTTGGATTGCTGAAGACATGAACTTGAACCAACAGGGGCAATCGGCTGTAGAGCATATTTTAAACGCCAATCATTTTGGTCTAAACCCTAATCATTACAACGCTTCCTTCTTTGACTCTTTACCCACTCCCCTGACACCTGACATGGCTGTTAGTGTTGAAATTGAATTAACCAGGTCTTTCTATCAATTTGTTGAACATTTGCGATTTGGAATTATCCCCTCTTCTTATCACCAACAGATTACCCAACTGAAAACCAAAGAAGACAGCACTAATTTATTGGCGATTTTTCTTGCTGACGACATCGTTGAGGCGGGCTTAATGATGCAGCCTAAACATCATTACTATCAACAACTTCAAGCAGCAGTAGCTAAATTTTACACTGAAAATGAACTGACCGAAGAAACGATTTACATCCCTAACTTTAAAAAAGACTCTATTGAAGCCTATAAAAAAGCAAAGGAAGTTTTAGTAAAGTTAAACTACCTCAATGAAAATGATGAAGGAGAAAAAATCGTGGAGGGTGTAAAGGCTTTCCAAAAAAGCAATGGATTAACCGCTGATGGTCTTATTGGCAAGTATACCGTACAAATGTTGGAACTTTCTACCAAGAAAATGTACTTCCAGGCGGCCGCCAATCTAGAAAAATGGCGATGGATTGATAGTTGGGGAGAAACGTACTTCTTTGCTAACATTCCTGAATTCATGATTAATCTGTACGTAGAAGATTCATTACTCATCAAGAACCGAACGGTGGTTGGAACTCCTTTCAATAGCACCCCTGAAGTAGATAGTGAATTGGACTACTTCATCGTAAACCCTGAATGGTACGTACCTTACAGCATTACTTCAAATGAACTTATCCCCAAACAAAAGAAAGACTCAACCTATCTTCAACGAAACGGTTATGTACTTACTTCTGGGGGTAGTCTGGATAATGTGGATTGGAGCAATGTTTCTGCCAGTAGTGTTAAAATCAAGCAAAAAAGCGGTGGTTATAATGCGCTCGGAAAGGTGAAATTTATTTTCAGCAATCCACACTCCGTATACTTTCATGATACCCCTAGCAAATCTTTCTTTAAAAAGGATATCCGAACCTATAGTCATGGATGTGTGAGAGTTGAAGGTCCTTTTGAGATAGCTAACTTTCTGCTTGTGAATGAAGAAAATGAAGAGTGGCCAAGTACACTGGACACCTTGTTGAAGTACAAAACTACCAAGACCTTCACTCCCCAGAAAAAATACCCGGTACATTTTGGTTACTTTACGAGTGCAACGGATAGCTCCGGAAAGTTAAGAACCTTGATTGATGTATATCAAAAAGACACTTTACTGCTGGATTTGTTTGAGAAGTATTATTTTGCAGATAAGTTTGCAAACAAAGAGATTTAA
- a CDS encoding NADPH-dependent FMN reductase: MKVIAFGASYSTTSINRQFAHYAATYFRSEDVEVLNLLDYVVPMFTVDVESAKGHPEGAKQFVAKLEEADLLIISMGEHNGSYEAAFKNLFDWASRIKSKTFDQTKMLLLSTSPGSRGGKSVLAQAEERFPRHGAEILASFSLPNFDQNFSSNKGILVDDLRTSFEATIQKVKAKII; the protein is encoded by the coding sequence ATGAAAGTAATTGCCTTTGGTGCTTCTTACAGCACAACATCGATCAATCGACAATTTGCCCATTATGCTGCAACCTATTTTCGTAGTGAAGATGTGGAAGTTTTGAACCTTCTGGACTACGTTGTACCCATGTTTACTGTGGATGTAGAGTCTGCTAAAGGTCATCCAGAGGGTGCGAAACAGTTTGTTGCGAAACTGGAAGAAGCTGATCTTCTGATCATCTCGATGGGTGAACACAATGGAAGCTACGAAGCGGCTTTCAAGAACCTTTTTGACTGGGCTTCCAGAATAAAATCAAAAACCTTCGACCAGACAAAAATGCTCCTATTGTCCACCTCTCCTGGGTCTAGAGGAGGTAAAAGTGTACTGGCACAGGCGGAAGAAAGATTCCCCAGACATGGCGCAGAGATTTTAGCTAGCTTTTCATTACCCAATTTTGATCAGAATTTCTCCTCAAACAAAGGCATTTTGGTAGACGATCTGAGAACTTCATTTGAAGCTACCATTCAAAAAGTTAAAGCTAAAATAATTTAG
- a CDS encoding T9SS type A sorting domain-containing protein produces MRFLLLLFLLPLLVTGFSQMNPDSLMHIEVLGNSTDPWINGDLGKKHQVFYNPTSTSNEILLLHLVGTIDNPNSTTYFPTLATEHGYHVINLMYRNWNSAHNACASSTDPNCYLNFRKEIIEGVDYSSEANVNAANSIQNRLIKLLEYLQSNYPGQGWDQFFDGSLIHWDKIMVSGHSQGGGHAAVIAMTEPVQRVLMFASPNDYSDTLNALASWPSSSHLVPDSNYYGFNAYYDDAVDFYKQMEAWNALGLSNYGDTVNVDEVGFPFEESRQLYTLQQVPSGGIEDLTHNIMIRDNQTPLDLSGAPIFLDVWKYMLGINDNSLETTISEHPSRFKLYPNPSDGFIHVEHDSGTSGLKLRIYNLTGSYLQTVNLEEKVDVSFLDSGVYLVELFTKEASIGYEKIILR; encoded by the coding sequence ATGCGATTTTTACTACTCCTATTTTTGCTACCTCTTCTTGTAACTGGATTTTCTCAGATGAATCCGGATTCACTCATGCATATAGAAGTTCTGGGTAATTCAACAGATCCATGGATCAATGGAGATCTCGGTAAAAAACATCAGGTGTTTTACAACCCAACGAGTACTTCTAACGAAATCTTATTACTGCATTTGGTTGGAACAATTGATAATCCGAACAGCACTACCTACTTTCCTACGTTAGCAACAGAACATGGCTATCACGTGATCAACTTGATGTATCGTAACTGGAACTCTGCTCACAATGCTTGTGCCAGCAGTACGGATCCAAATTGTTATTTAAACTTTAGAAAAGAGATTATTGAAGGAGTTGACTACAGCTCTGAAGCCAATGTCAATGCCGCTAACTCCATTCAGAATCGATTGATCAAATTGCTTGAATACCTCCAAAGTAATTATCCGGGACAAGGTTGGGATCAGTTTTTTGATGGCTCTTTAATTCATTGGGACAAAATTATGGTTTCTGGTCACTCACAAGGAGGTGGACATGCTGCAGTTATTGCAATGACTGAGCCTGTTCAACGCGTACTCATGTTTGCCTCACCAAATGATTATAGTGATACTCTCAATGCATTAGCTTCCTGGCCTTCTTCCTCTCATCTAGTGCCAGACTCGAATTATTACGGTTTTAATGCCTATTATGATGATGCGGTTGACTTTTACAAACAAATGGAAGCCTGGAATGCTCTTGGGTTGAGCAATTATGGTGACACGGTAAATGTGGATGAAGTGGGGTTTCCTTTTGAAGAATCCCGACAACTTTACACCCTTCAACAGGTTCCGTCAGGAGGAATAGAAGATCTTACGCACAACATTATGATCAGAGATAATCAAACGCCATTAGACCTCTCTGGAGCACCTATATTTCTGGATGTTTGGAAGTATATGTTAGGAATTAACGACAACTCATTGGAAACTACAATCAGTGAACATCCCTCTAGGTTTAAACTTTACCCCAATCCTAGTGACGGTTTTATCCATGTTGAACATGACTCTGGAACAAGCGGCTTAAAACTGAGAATTTACAACCTGACTGGAAGCTATTTACAAACGGTTAATCTGGAAGAAAAGGTTGATGTGAGTTTTCTAGATTCAGGAGTTTATCTGGTGGAACTCTTTACGAAAGAAGCATCAATTGGATATGAAAAAATCATTTTGAGGTAA